Proteins encoded together in one Pseudomonas sp. Seg1 window:
- a CDS encoding NAD-glutamate dehydrogenase: protein MAFFTAASKADFQHQLQAALAQHISEQALPQVALFAEQFFGIISLDELTQRRLSDLAGCTLSAWRLLERFDHAQPQVRVYNPDYERHGWQSTHTAVEVLHHDLPFLVDSVRTELNRRGYSIHTLQTTVLSVRRGSKGELLEILPKGSTGEGVLHESLMYLEIDRCANAAELNVLSKELEQVLGEVRVAVADFEPMKAKVQEILTKLDNSAFAIDADEKNEVKSFLEWLVGNHFTFLGYEEFVVTDQADGGHIEYDQNSFLGLTKLLRTGLTYEDLRIEDYAVAYLREPTLLSFAKAAHPSRVHRPAYPDYVSIREIDADGKVIKEHRFMGLYTSSVYGESVRVIPFIRRKVEEIETRSGFQSKAHLGKELAQVLEVLPRDDLFQTPVDELFTTVMSIVQIQERNKIRVFLRKDPYGRFCYCLAYVPRDIYSTEVRQKIQQVLMERLKASDCEFWTFFSESVLARVQLILRVDPKNRLDIDPVLLEKEVVQACRSWQDDYAALTVESFGEAHGTNVLADFPKGFPAGYRERFAAHSAVVDMQHLLSLNEKNPLVMSFYQPLGQVSGQRELHCKLYHADTPLALSDVLPILENLGLRVLGEFPYRLRHTNGREFWIHDFAFTAAEGLDLDIQQLNDTLQDAFVHIVRGDAENDAFNRLVLTAGLPWRDVALLRAYARYLKQIRLGFDLGYIASTLNNHTDIARELTRLFKTRFYLARKLSDDDLEDKQLRLEQAILTALDDVQVLNEDRILRRYLDLIKATLRTNFYQTDANGQNKSYFSFKFNPHAIPELPKPVPKFEIFVYSPRVEGVHLRFGNVARGGLRWSDREEDFRTEVLGLVKAQQVKNSVIVPVGAKGGFLPRRLPLGGSRDEIAAEGIACYRIFISGLLDITDNLKDGALVPPLNVVRHDDDDPYLVVAADKGTATFSDIANGIAIDYGFWLGDAFASGGSAGYDHKKMGITAKGAWVGVQRHFRERGINVQEDSITVVGVGDMAGDVFGNGLLMSDKLQLVAAFNHLHIFIDPNPNPATSFVERQRMFDLPRSAWTDYDTSIMSEGGGIFSRSAKSIAISPQMQERFDIKADKLTPTELLNALLKAPVDLLWNGGIGTYVKASTESHADVGDKANDALRVNGNELRCKVVGEGGNLGMTQLGRVEFGLNGGGSNTDFIDNAGGVDCSDHEVNIKILLNEVVQAGDMTDKQRNQLLASMTDEVGNLVLGNNYKQTQALSLAARRAYERIAEYKRLMGDLEGRGKLDRAIEFLPTEEQINERIAEGHGLTRPELSVLISYSKIDLKEQLLGSLVPDDDYLTRDMETAFPPTLVSKFSEAMRRHRLKREIVSTQIANDLVNHMGITFVQRLKESTGMSPANVAGAYVIVRDIFHLPHWFRQIEALDYQVSADVQLELMDELMRLGRRATRWFLRARRNEQNAARDVAHFGPHLKELGLKLDELLSGEIRENWQARYQAYVEAGVPELLARMVAGTSHLYTLLPIIEASDVTGQNPAEVAKAYFAVGSALDITWYLQQISALPVENNWQALAREAFRDDVDWQQRAITISVLQQGDGTQDVEARLALWMEQHESMISRWRAMLVEIRAASGTDYAMYAVANRELLDLALSGQAVVPAVAANAELELA, encoded by the coding sequence ATGGCGTTCTTCACCGCAGCCAGCAAAGCCGACTTCCAGCACCAACTGCAAGCGGCACTGGCGCAGCACATCAGTGAACAGGCACTGCCACAAGTGGCGCTGTTCGCTGAACAATTCTTCGGCATCATTTCCCTGGACGAGCTGACTCAACGTCGCCTCTCCGACCTCGCTGGCTGTACTCTTTCTGCGTGGCGCCTGCTTGAGCGCTTCGATCACGCGCAACCGCAAGTGCGCGTCTACAACCCTGATTACGAACGTCATGGCTGGCAGTCGACCCACACCGCGGTCGAAGTCCTGCACCACGACCTGCCATTTCTGGTCGACTCGGTCCGCACCGAGCTGAACCGCCGCGGCTACAGCATCCACACTCTGCAAACCACCGTGCTCAGCGTACGTCGTGGCAGCAAGGGCGAACTGCTGGAAATTCTGCCAAAAGGCAGCACCGGCGAAGGCGTTCTGCACGAATCGCTGATGTACCTGGAAATCGACCGCTGCGCCAACGCGGCCGAACTGAATGTGCTGAGCAAAGAGCTGGAACAGGTTCTCGGTGAAGTCCGCGTCGCGGTCGCCGATTTCGAGCCGATGAAAGCCAAGGTGCAGGAAATCCTCACCAAGCTCGACAACAGCGCGTTCGCCATCGATGCCGATGAAAAGAACGAAGTCAAAAGCTTCCTGGAATGGCTGGTGGGCAACCACTTCACCTTCCTCGGCTACGAAGAATTCGTGGTCACCGATCAGGCCGATGGCGGCCATATCGAGTACGACCAAAACTCCTTCCTCGGCCTGACCAAACTGCTGCGCACCGGCCTGACCTACGAAGACCTGCGCATCGAAGACTACGCCGTTGCCTACCTGCGCGAACCGACCCTGTTGTCGTTCGCCAAGGCTGCGCACCCGAGCCGCGTACACCGTCCGGCTTACCCGGACTACGTGTCGATCCGTGAAATCGACGCCGACGGCAAAGTCATCAAGGAACACCGCTTCATGGGCCTGTACACCTCGTCGGTGTATGGCGAGAGCGTGCGGGTCATCCCGTTCATCCGCCGCAAGGTCGAAGAAATCGAAACCCGCTCCGGCTTCCAGTCCAAGGCTCACCTGGGCAAGGAACTGGCGCAGGTCCTCGAAGTGCTGCCGCGTGATGACCTGTTCCAGACCCCGGTCGATGAACTGTTCACCACCGTGATGTCGATCGTGCAGATCCAGGAACGCAACAAGATCCGCGTGTTCCTGCGCAAAGACCCGTACGGTCGTTTCTGCTACTGCCTGGCCTACGTGCCGCGCGACATCTATTCCACCGAAGTTCGCCAGAAGATCCAGCAAGTGCTGATGGAGCGCCTGAAGGCTTCCGATTGCGAATTCTGGACGTTCTTCTCCGAATCGGTTCTGGCGCGCGTGCAGTTGATTCTGCGTGTCGACCCGAAAAACCGTCTCGACATCGATCCGGTGCTGCTGGAAAAAGAAGTCGTGCAAGCCTGCCGCAGCTGGCAGGACGACTATGCTGCACTGACCGTCGAAAGCTTCGGCGAAGCCCACGGCACCAACGTGCTGGCCGACTTCCCGAAAGGCTTCCCGGCCGGTTACCGCGAGCGCTTTGCAGCGCATTCGGCCGTGGTCGACATGCAGCACCTGCTGAGCCTGAACGAAAAAAATCCGCTGGTGATGAGCTTCTATCAGCCGCTCGGTCAGGTCTCCGGCCAACGCGAGCTGCATTGCAAGCTGTACCACGCCGACACCCCGCTGGCGCTGTCCGACGTCTTGCCGATTCTGGAAAACCTCGGCCTGCGCGTGCTGGGCGAGTTCCCGTACCGTCTGCGTCACACCAATGGCCGCGAGTTCTGGATTCACGACTTCGCGTTCACCGCCGCTGAAGGCCTGGACCTCGACATCCAGCAACTCAACGACACCCTGCAGGACGCGTTCGTCCACATCGTTCGTGGCGACGCCGAAAACGATGCGTTCAACCGTCTGGTGCTGACCGCCGGTCTGCCATGGCGCGACGTGGCGCTGCTGCGTGCCTACGCCCGCTACCTGAAGCAGATTCGTCTGGGCTTCGATCTGGGCTACATCGCCAGCACCCTGAACAACCACACCGACATCGCTCGCGAACTGACCCGGTTGTTCAAGACACGCTTCTATCTGGCGCGCAAACTCAGCGACGACGATCTGGAAGACAAGCAACTGCGTCTGGAACAAGCGATTCTGACCGCACTGGACGACGTCCAGGTGCTCAACGAAGACCGCATCCTGCGTCGTTACCTCGACCTGATCAAAGCCACCCTGCGGACCAACTTCTACCAGACTGACGCCAACGGCCAGAACAAGTCGTACTTCAGCTTCAAGTTCAACCCGCACGCGATTCCTGAGCTGCCGAAGCCAGTGCCGAAGTTCGAAATCTTCGTCTACTCGCCACGCGTTGAAGGTGTGCACCTGCGCTTCGGTAACGTCGCTCGTGGTGGTCTGCGCTGGTCCGACCGTGAAGAAGATTTCCGTACCGAAGTCCTCGGCCTGGTTAAAGCCCAGCAAGTGAAGAACTCGGTCATCGTGCCGGTGGGTGCGAAGGGCGGCTTCCTGCCGCGTCGCCTGCCACTGGGCGGCAGCCGTGACGAGATCGCGGCCGAGGGCATCGCCTGCTACCGCATCTTCATTTCGGGTCTGTTGGACATTACCGACAACCTGAAAGACGGCGCACTGGTGCCGCCATTGAACGTGGTTCGCCACGACGATGACGACCCGTACCTGGTAGTAGCGGCGGACAAGGGCACTGCAACCTTCTCCGATATCGCCAACGGCATCGCCATCGACTATGGCTTCTGGCTGGGTGACGCGTTTGCGTCCGGTGGTTCCGCCGGTTACGACCACAAGAAAATGGGCATTACCGCCAAAGGCGCGTGGGTTGGCGTACAGCGTCACTTCCGCGAGCGCGGCATCAATGTTCAGGAAGACAGCATCACTGTCGTGGGCGTCGGCGACATGGCCGGTGACGTGTTTGGTAACGGCCTGTTGATGTCCGACAAGCTGCAACTGGTCGCTGCCTTCAACCACCTGCACATCTTCATCGACCCGAACCCGAACCCGGCCACCAGTTTCGTCGAGCGTCAACGCATGTTTGACCTGCCGCGTTCGGCCTGGACCGACTACGACACCAGCATCATGTCCGAAGGTGGCGGTATCTTCTCGCGTAGCGCGAAGAGCATCGCGATCTCCCCGCAGATGCAGGAACGCTTCGACATCAAGGCTGACAAGCTAACCCCGACCGAACTGCTGAATGCCTTGCTCAAGGCACCGGTGGATCTGCTGTGGAACGGCGGTATCGGTACTTACGTCAAGGCCAGCACTGAAAGCCACGCCGACGTCGGCGACAAGGCCAACGATGCACTGCGCGTGAACGGCAACGAGTTGCGCTGCAAAGTCGTGGGCGAGGGCGGTAACCTCGGCATGACCCAACTGGGTCGTGTGGAATTCGGTCTGAATGGCGGCGGCTCCAACACCGACTTCATCGACAACGCCGGTGGCGTGGACTGCTCCGACCACGAAGTGAACATCAAGATCCTGCTGAACGAAGTGGTTCAGGCCGGTGACATGACCGACAAGCAACGCAACCAGTTGCTGGCGAGCATGACCGACGAAGTCGGCAATCTGGTGCTGGGCAACAACTACAAGCAGACTCAGGCCCTGTCCCTGGCAGCGCGTCGTGCCTACGAGCGCATTGCTGAGTACAAGCGTCTGATGGGTGATCTGGAAGGCCGTGGCAAGCTGGACCGCGCCATCGAGTTCCTGCCGACCGAAGAGCAGATCAACGAGCGTATCGCTGAAGGCCACGGCCTGACCCGTCCTGAGCTGTCGGTACTGATCTCCTACAGCAAGATCGACCTCAAAGAGCAGCTGTTGGGCTCTTTGGTGCCGGACGACGACTACCTGACCCGCGACATGGAAACGGCGTTCCCGCCGACCCTGGTCAGCAAGTTCTCCGAAGCCATGCGTCGTCACCGTCTGAAGCGCGAGATCGTCAGCACCCAGATCGCCAACGACCTGGTCAACCACATGGGCATCACCTTCGTTCAACGACTCAAAGAGTCGACCGGCATGAGCCCGGCGAACGTGGCTGGCGCCTATGTGATCGTGCGCGACATCTTCCACCTCCCGCACTGGTTCCGTCAGATCGAAGCGCTGGACTACCAAGTCAGCGCTGACGTACAGCTGGAACTGATGGATGAGCTGATGCGTCTAGGCCGCCGTGCCACGCGCTGGTTCCTGCGTGCTCGCCGCAACGAGCAGAACGCTGCCCGTGACGTCGCGCATTTCGGTCCGCACCTGAAAGAGCTGGGTCTGAAACTCGACGAGCTGCTGAGCGGCGAAATCCGTGAAAACTGGCAGGCGCGTTATCAGGCGTATGTCGAAGCCGGCGTACCGGAACTGCTGGCGCGTATGGTTGCGGGCACCTCGCACCTGTACACGCTGCTGCCGATCATCGAAGCCTCCGACGTCACTGGCCAGAACCCGGCCGAAGTGGCCAAGGCCTACTTCGCTGTGGGCAGTGCGCTGGACATCACCTGGTACCTGCAACAGATCAGCGCGCTGCCGGTTGAAAACAACTGGCAAGCCCTGGCCCGTGAAGCGTTCCGCGATGACGTCGACTGGCAGCAACGTGCGATCACCATCTCCGTCCTGCAACAGGGCGACGGCACTCAGGACGTGGAAGCACGCCTGGCGCTGTGGATGGAACAGCACGAAAGCATGATCTCGCGCTGGCGCGCCATGCTGGTGGAAATCCGTGCGGCGAGCGGCACGGACTACGCCATGTATGCGGTGGCCAACCGTGAACTGCTGGATCTGGCGTTGAGTGGGCAAGCGGTAGTGCCTGCGGTTGCTGCGAATGCCGAGCTTGAACTGGCGTAA